The DNA region CAGAGATTAGCTTCTGTACCTGACTTTTCAAACATGGCAGGATACAGGTTATGAAAACACCTGTACCTGAAAGTCGGAGTGACTTGATGGGTTGGGCCAAAAGGATTTGAAGCCGACCAATTTTTACCCATATTTGGTGTTAAAGTCCCACTATGTGTCTGATATGGTGGGGGAGGAGTCGCAATGGCTAAATCAGCCAATTCTGAGGTTGGGTGCAGGCTTGTTTGGGCCTGTTGTTGAGGACGTGAAGTTTCACTTCCTCCTGTCTCATTTGAGGAACTGGCTTGTAGTTGGTCTCTATGTCTTGGTGTAGAGTTTGTGCCGTCTTCATCGTCTTTACGGATGACTGCACAAACTTGGGCCTTCAAATGTTTGCGTGTTTTTACTTCCTCCATCCATATTCTTGCTTGCAATGTTTGTTTTCCTGGGTTTTGACATGTTCGACCTTTCTGTTGGTCGTGTAATGCCAAATTTGTTAGTAACCTTTGAACTTCAATTTCAAGTAATTTTCCACGaaaattttatttacttttccaTTTCTTTAGATTTACACATGAGTCAGGAAAACATCGTTTCATGAATTGTTCATCCGTTTCTactggttttatttttagttttacagATTTTCTTCACTTGCCATTATTATGGTAATGCCTTAGTTGTTATGTGTCTTGTTGATTTTCGGAGAAAATACTACGTGTCACACAATCAATCTCAATGACAATCTTctacacaaaaaatattttttgtgcgGTCATTGACTAGGCATCCTAACACAATTGAGAGTGTGTTTTAGATTCTTGTCAAATACAACGTGACCTAAATCCTTAATGACAATAAATCTCAATCCACTTTAATAAACTTTTGGAAAGTTTATGTTTAAACCGATAGGTTTCCACTTTCCAGGCTTATTGATCTGATAGAGAAAACTTTTCCATTCACACTTTCATTCTTCTTTCATTCGAGTCATAAAGTTGTACTTGGCCAAAGTCCTGCTTGGATATATTTCTATTCCAAGGTTGTTTGATCAAACCACTTTGAAAAACTATTTGAATACTAAATTTTAGAAGTACTTTACTAAAGTCCAAATATTCAAATTATCTGACCTTCTTATGTAAGTTCTTTATCAAGTCCAGATGACGTTTGATCCAATCGAAGGATGATCCAGGACAATCGGCCACTGGAAAACGTGGACTTATCTGGGCTTGTAAGGCCCAGGTTGTGCACAGACTTTGATCTTCGTCGATCACCCTCTTCTTATATCCGTTGTCATCCGGCTCGAAGGGCCAAGTTAACTGTCAGAAAATCACACAGTTATTAATAATCAATAGGTGCTTCGTCAGAACCTTCTCTAACTATTCATCTAgataacagaataaaacacagaaGGCAGGGGGGTCACGTGACGCACACTACAGGATAGATGTACTTTTTTTCGCCTGCTCACTGGGCTTGTGCAAACTATTTCTGAGACAGCTAATTTGCCATATATTTTGCCATAGTAGAAGTTAATAGCTCCAACATGTCCCTGGAAAACTTTTTTGTAAATCCTCCATCGAATAAAAAGAAGGGAGCGAAAACGGGAGGACgcaaggctaatgctaacgctagcaatgCTTAGGCTAGCCAAGATGACGCCGACACAGCCGCTGAGAATGATGCCGATAGGGGAGGCTGGACAGGTGGCTACACGGTGCGAGGTGGAAAGTGTCGAGACTTTAAGAGAAGATGTGATAGTGGAACGAGTGACCAAGAACATTGAAGAAATGCTTGACAAAAAACTCGCATCTATACTCAAGCCAGTTAACGAACTTTCTGGCAAATTTGACGCAGTTGCCCAAAGACTGGATGATGTGGAAACGCGCGTGTCCGACCTGGAGGACGCATCTGCGGCCACTTCACCGAGGCTGGACAGCATGGAAAAATCTCTTAAACGAGCATTGGAACGACTTGACAGCTATGAGAATCAAAGTCGTCGGCAAAATATAAGGATTACTGGACTTAAAGAAGGAACTGTGGGCAGGACCCAGAGACTTTTTTTGAGCAGTGGATTTCTGAAGTTTTGGAAATGCAAGAGAAACGGATCAAAATCGAGAGAGCGCACCGTACAGGACAACCAACTGGACGAGGCAAAGACGGGCCAAGAGCTGTTCTTGTGAGACTGCACAATTACACTGATAAAGGAAGGATCCTTTATGCTGCAATGAGGAAGGGAAGAGTGGAAGTGGATGAGAGGCAGATCTCCTTTTATCAGGATTTCTCTGCTGAAGTGGTTAAAAAGAGGCAAGAGTCGGCACCTGCAAGATTACGGCTGCGGGAGGCAGGTATCAAGTACGCGTTTCTTTACCCAGCGGTGATCAAGATCTTTCATCAGAACGGGAAGACTACCACTCTCTCCAAAGGAAGAGCTCAACAACTTCATAAAGACACTTCCCCAGTGACTTATGATTCACCGTTCATATGAGGTAACAGTGTTGACATTGTTTAAAATGGTGTGGTATTTCCAACTGGTTATATTGTTCTAAACAAGTAAGTGTGATATTCGGGATATTCACTGTTATTTTAagtcacatgtttattttggcACTTTCATGGCATACTTAAATGCGGTCCAGGGAGAAGTGCGTGAGCTGCTACTGGTTCTCTTTATTTCAGATTCATTACCCCCGTTATACTCTAGTCTAGTATGAAgagattatatattatattatatatttttacttttttgtactttattttgcAGGCTGTGTTCTCTTGGACATGAGCCTACACGGGTTAAACCcaaactttgtgttttgtttttgcttggaTCATCTTAAGTTTTGTTCATTAGCACAGAGAGGTTTCTTGAGACATGTTTTAGATTCAGCTTTGTTGTTCCAGATGCAGCACAAATATACTAAAGAAAATGTAGATGAATATTAGGATACGTACTTGGAATATTAAAGGTTCAAATTATCCAGTGAAAAGGAAAGCCATCCTAAATACTTTAAAGAAAGATGGAATACAAATAGCCTTACTGCAAGAGACTCATCTCACAGATGaggaacacaaaaaatatttaagggAGTGGGTAGGTCAAGTCTATTTTTCATCCTATTCAACAAATAAAAGGGGGGTgatattataaaatattaataaacaaaaagtTGCCGTTTGTAGTTACAGACACATTTAAGGATACAGAGGGTAGGATAATTTTAATCAAGGGTATTTTATATGGAGAAGTTATTTTACTGGGCAACATCTATAGCCCTAACGTACATGATAAGGACTTCTATGCCCTGCTTCTCAACCAATTTGCAGGGATGGACTCTTCAAATATACTGATAGGAGGTGACTTTAATAGCTCTTTATGTCCCATAATGGACAGATGCCCCCCACAAAACACCCAATCAAAACAAGCAAGGGGAGTAAAGAATATTTTAGACGAATTTGAGTTAGTGGATGTCTGGAGGCATTTGAATCCTTCAGTGAAGAGCTTTATATTTCATTCACTGCCTCATGCGTCAATGACACGCATTGACTACATATTTTTGTCAAGGTACTTGTCACACCTGGTTCAAGAATCAGATATAGGTATCATTGGACTTTCTAATCACGCCCCTGTAAGTCTCGTGATGCAACCCCCAAGGCAGCTAAAACGTACAATCTCCTGGAGGATGaacaatttactttttttagaTGATGTCTTTATTAAACTTATGGAAGAGCAGACTgacttttatttaagtgttaatgataatgatgatgctGACCCAAGGGTTGTATGGGATGCCTACAAAGCTTATATGCGGGGCATAATAATATCATATTCAAGTCATAAGAAAAAGGAACAATTAATAGaacaaactaaacttgaaaataaaattagaaaatTGGAGGGGGAacatgatggattcaaaatatatattcaagttatattatgttatctcactgttcattctaaaggtactgtaatgttcactctttattataatcattatattcaattatgtaaactatgtaatctgcactaatgtttgttcttgagtcttgcagaaaatgtcttttgaaagagcaggatcccacgggaagaaggtcacggtgaaaccctaaaacagaaacatcatgggaggatgtttgtgcgaaggggaagagtgaccttctggaaatgcaaaaacagaatatatttctctgagAATTtcatcatatgtttttacactgcttgctaAGTATATGTCCCCCCATCCCTTCAGAGCAGcagtgtatgtgtttgtaactagggtttcctaactttaataaaaggaggagaaaaacgGTCGGGGCCTTCAGAAAGGGTGCGAGGTGATttgtaactgaaggttttttgcctctccgctctttctgctcaatattgagacaaaataatctctcttgtcttctcttctcttttgaactgtaatataggttgtgaacctattaCCTTTGCATCTAAGCCAATTGACGTCTTGGCAGAACTTAAGACACTAAGACTTAGAGCAATGTTAAGTGATATGATCACAAAGAAACCTGAGAGAGATATTTTTTATGCAAAACAAAGATTTTTTGAATTTGGgaacaaatcaaataaactaTTGGCCAAACTGGCAAGGGGCTCCCCTCGCAGTATTTTCATATCTGCAGTGTGTGATGAcagtggtgttgtacatgtggataataaACACATCAATGactgttttaaacatttttatgaaaACCTATATCGAGGTTAACTGTGAGGAACTGGACAGAGGTAGCTTCCTAGGCAAGTTGAATATGCCTCATATATCTGCAGATCAAGCCAAAGCTCTAGAAGGCCCTATATCACTACCAGAAATTGAAAAAGCGATCGCATCACTTAAATCGGGCAAATGTGCTGGAGCTGATGGATATCCTGctgaatttttttaagttttaaaaggGAAAATTTCTAAATTATTGCAAAGAGTTTTCAATAAATCCTTTGAATATTTGAAATTACCAGAGACAATATATCTTATATCACTTATATCTTCTATAAGTGTTATACCAAAAAAGACAGAGACCCAGAATTGTGCTCCTCATACCGGCCAATAAGTTTTCTTGGTGTGGATATGAAGATCCTGTCAAAGATACTGGCAAACAGATTGGAAAAGGTTGTGCATTGAGTTGGAATATATGCTTAAAGTGATTAAAAGATTTGAGTTCCAAAATAAATTTATAAATTGGATAAAACTTTTATATAAAGAGCCCAAGGCTTCTGTCTTGACAAACAGTCTTCTGTCTACACCATTTAGACTGGAGAGGGGGACGGCTCAAGGAAGTCCTTTGTCTCCCCTTCTGTTTTCTTTGGCTATAGAGCCTTTGGCAATAGCAGTTAGACAGAACGAAAATATAAAAGGAACAATAATTGGTTCAAAAGAGTATAAAATTTTGCTATACGCTGACGACCTCCTTCTGACTTTGACAAAACTTGTCTGGATGTAAGGTAAATTTTGAGATATCAGAAATAATGCCTTTAGTCAGATGTGATCACTCTGAACCAGCTTTTGTTAAACCATTTTGCTGGGCCCCTACAAGCTTGAAATATTTGGGTATTCATATTACACCCAAAACTAGTCAACTGTATTCAGAGAATATCAGTACTTTAATTATCCGCATTAAAAGAAAAGCTAGCTAGTTGTAAAAAGCTCCCCATCTCATCTCTTGGTAGGGTCAACCTTGTTAAAATGATAATACTCCCAAAGCTAATGTATCCAGTGTcaatgctttttattttgcttaatCCAAAAGATGTCAGCAACATAAATAGGGCGATATCCGATTTTATTTGGGCAGGAAGAAAACCTAAGATTAAATTGGAAATTTTACAACTTCCAAAGGAATTAGGAGGTTGGGGCATGCCTAAGATTGAAATTTTGTCTCAAGATTTCATTCTGAGCTTCAAGGGCTGAAGAAGGACAGACTTAAATGTTTACGATTATCATGGAATGTCCTGCTTAAAACAACAATTGACAATGAAACATGGGAGAAAATTCTGATATTGCCGTCTAAAATATCAATATGTAATCGACATAAAGAAATGCAATACAATATCTTACACAATGTTTACATCTCTCCCTACATATATAGCAAATACACTTCGGGAATTCCTCCAAACTGTCCCAAATGTAAATTAGTCCCGGGGACCAGATTTCATTGTTTATGGGAGTGTAAGATTATACAGTCGTGGGACGTCGTGTGTAGAGAGGTTGGCTCTGTTCTGTAGTGGGGGGGACCCTGTCTCCAAGTCTGTTGCTTTGTCTTTTGGGGTTTATACCTGTAGACTTGAACTCTCACAAAGATGTCATACAATTCCTCCTGATGCTGGGTAGAACAACTATAATGTCAAAATGGGTTGGTAGTGATGCCCCCTCTGTCCAAATATGGAAACATTTTATATCTGAGATTGTGACTTTAGAACGGTTAAGATATTGCCTCAGTGGTAAATCCAATCTTTTCGGAAAATGGGAAAATGTTCTGGACTGTCTGAAAATTAAAAGGATAGAGGTGTAATACTGACAAAAAATGCTGAATGTTGCTTTCATCTTGTTATAAATGCTGCATCTGATATGACTCATTTAATTATTATCTCTTTGCTGAAGTCATGTGCTATGCAGTGCTgttgttctttgtgtgtttgttttttactttaatctgtataaatcaaaattcaataaaaataatatatacaaaaataaatacataaataaataaataaaataaagtttgaaagctgAGCTCTAATGTCTGTGCTAACGTAGGAGCACAAGAgctataatattatttaaagtttgtttctacaactttataaaccacaaagttattaaaacattttgctgaaaAACCCCCCCACAGAAGGCAGATACTAGTTTAACTCTCAGCGAGGGGTAGTGGCGCTTGCCACAGCTCGTCCCAGATGAGGAGCCACTTCCCTAAACTTTCTTTTATTGACTTTGACTTTCACATGTACAAATGGGAGGTTACATACAGTTACACAAGCATCATTTCTGAAAAACGTCTCTCGCACCTGTCATCACTGGAAATGGATGGGTGCACTTTTATATGACAGAAAGAAGAACATTCAAAATTACAGTTTGCACATTAAGAATACACTCTGAAATATACTTtgataaaatagtaaaataagcattataaaatataaaatcctttacagagatggagatgtacggtggactggggtccagaggagctctcacaatggtgttggtacattctcttatggagtggctgtttaatTTTTCCAATGTAACACTCAGTGCACTCtttactacactgaatggagtagaccgtattactttgtttatggctcggggttttgtccttggggtgaaccagtttctgtcttaaagtgtttgtacgTTTCAGATAGActggaatctcatactgtctgaaaattctctgaagttcaGACAACACTTTAAGTTGTCAACAAGAAagtatatttcaaaaacatacagCCATATTAAATAACTGAAAACACTTGGGTTGAGTTGGAGACCAAACCCATAATTTTAAGATAGTTTTGACTCCCCATATTTGACAGATTTCAGTTTGCCAAGTGATAGGAgaagaaacatttattttcttggCTCACTctaaaattttgtttaaaaaaatctttgctGACTCTGTCGTAAAGATTACTACCCTTATGTGACCAATTGTATTAAAGTGGCTATACCCAAATGTTCATGTAATTAGGGCCTAAGCACAAATGTGTGAGGAGGGTGAGTCAGTGACTCGTGTGAGAGCCCTATTGTAACTGtacaattttgaggaaaatcataaaaatcaaacagtaaacaataatgtaaaGACAATTAAGTGGAGTTCAGTAAgtctaattttgagtgaagagacccagagaaaaaataatgaaagacgactcagtagtgccacctcaaaaattgATTTACATTTCACCAATGGGAGCCTGGCCCAGAAAAATggcatcgtagacaaatgaagctTGGCATCAAAAAATAAGTCATTATCTACTTCTGATTCTAAGTAAAAATTGTTTATCGCATTGTTCCTATTccctatatttttgttatttttgtaaattggAAATTGCCAGAATGTAGGGAAGCAGGAGTTTTAATAGTTGGGAaagttttgtgagtttttgtcATTGTTCACTGGGGAAAAATAAAGAGGGTTAGTCCCAAGAAaaataatgtgtaataatgaattTGACTCAAGTAGGTCATGACAAGAGACATAAAACGTATTATTAAGGCAACGCCGTCCACTCAACCACTGGTCAGCAATACTGGATTAAACTTTGCTAAGCAACACTCAACATTTTTGGTAAACATCATATTTTTATGAATTCCTCCTAGGTCCTTAACCGAAACAGTTTGTAGAATTTTggaaattttgaatttttagaAATTGCTCCCATTTGCTCTGTTTTCTgtgaaatttgaataatttgttaAACTCCATACCCTAAAGCTACTTAATGTGGAAAAAATTAAATTAGGTGCCTTAGCACCCCCTCCAGATTGAATCAAAATTTTATATGGGgagaaaaaaagtttttagtttttctaaATTTTCTGCACAAAATTCAGTTTTGGCATCCTGATCACAAAAGTCAGTGACACCCATGCCATATTTTTTAAAGCGTAGCCATAGCAATGACAGAAACTCTCCAGGTTATTCTAATGTTAAAATCACCAAATCACACACAATTTGGCTGATTTCACTCAAACTTTAATTGTGGGTGGACACACCAACCCTGAACAGATTtatatatgaacattttaaaatgtgtgcaaTAACGCCCCGTAAATCATGTAGAACAATACAATTTTCTTTGCCATAGAGAAACAAAATTTGATACACATATTTGTGACATACTCTATGAAAAAAATTCAATGATGCACATTGCTATGACACGCCATCTCTAACTACATTGTGTTGCCATAACAACAAGCCAAGAATCTGTCCATGCCAAAGGGATGTCCTACTTGGCGTCGCCAAACCAGATGCATCATGGCAATGggaacaaaaattatattatggcgaTGCCCTCTTACAGATGGGAAATTTTGCTATCTTGGATTAATCATTAATCAATTTGCACTTAGAATCAGAAGTAGATAATgacaagacaagtaaaaaatattattatggcaaCGCCATACCAGATGTCCGCCATATTGGATTAAAAAAGTGTAATTCAAATAGGCtcaaatttggtacacattATCTCAAGGAGTGAGGCTTCAAAACTAACAAAATATTTTGCAAATGATTTATGGTCTTTGCCTGAATTTTTGAAATTTGTAAAAATCCCCATTTCTGTAGCAAAGAGGAAGAGCGAGTGCCTCACAATTGGTAGTGGGTGTAATGTAAAGAGGGAAATTGAGAGTGATATAGTGCAGCATAGGCGCGGGTCGCGGTGTAGGCACGGGCCGAtccttttatttcttcttctttcgtATTATTTTTCTTGGAACCAACCCCACTGTTTTTCACCCAGTGAACAATGACGAAAACTCACAAAACTTTGTCAACGATTAAAACTTGTGCTTCTCTACAGCAAAGCTTTTGACAGATAATATTTTTACCATTTCAAGCTAATGTCGTCTCTATGTTGCATGATATGCACCGCCCCAATCTTTCGTACCCCGTGTGCTCCTCGATGCACCTCTATGCCGTTGCGACCTGTCCCTGTTACCTGGGTCCATTCATTAAGACTAAACTTGCTCAATTACGCGATTAAACAGGGAGTTTCAAAGTGAACACAATTATTTGTTAACAGGACAGGTATGAGAAATCAATCTGAGATAAATCAGATTACTTACAtcagattttgctgtttacatgacaCTTCAATTATCAAATAACTCTAGAAATCATATAATGACCACATTGTTGGTATATATGTAGCCAGTATTTGGTCCCGAGAATGAATCAGCAACATAATGAGATAAATGtgattgttattttaatttattgcaAGTTACGATCAGAGAAGCAAgtagtctgtttttgaagaggtgtATATTTAACCAGAAAGACTGTCCTGTGTTTCGTCAACTTGCTACTTTCAGAATATGACCTGGTTTTAAACTGAGCAGTTCCTTGTTTTGTGGTTAGATAGTACAAACCTCTGCAGCAGACATGGACCAGCTGAACCTAACCTCTGCTAACCTCTCCAGCTCCTCGAGTGACAGAGCACAAGCTTCGATCCCGTGGAGCTTTACATCTCTGGTTTCAGCAGGACTCATGTCACTGTGCTTCCTCGTGGGATTCCCTGGAAATATAGCTGTTTTAATCCTCAGACCAAACTGGCAGCAGCTGTCCAGACTGAGCCAGTGTCTGATGATGAACTTGGCCATGTCTGACCTGCTGTGCTTGGTTACTCTGCCTCTTTGGATCTACGCTGTATTTTATGGCTGGGCTCTGGGTGCTGTCGGATGTAAGATCGTGGCATTTCTGGTATATTGCAGTCTCTACAGTAGTCTGCTAACCATAACTGCTCTGAGTGTCCAGCGCTACATGCAGATTGTGCACCCACATAGATGTATCCAATTCAAGAAGAGACTTCTTGtcctgatgtggctcatatcaGTGGTTCCCTCCATCCCTGTGTTAGTGGTTCGACAGATCATCGAAGTAAATCAGCAAAAGATTGACTGTTCTCCAAAA from Periophthalmus magnuspinnatus isolate fPerMag1 chromosome 3, fPerMag1.2.pri, whole genome shotgun sequence includes:
- the LOC117393839 gene encoding leukotriene B4 receptor 1-like; protein product: MDQLNLTSANLSSSSSDRAQASIPWSFTSLVSAGLMSLCFLVGFPGNIAVLILRPNWQQLSRLSQCLMMNLAMSDLLCLVTLPLWIYAVFYGWALGAVGCKIVAFLVYCSLYSSLLTITALSVQRYMQIVHPHRCIQFKKRLLVLMWLISVVPSIPVLVVRQIIEVNQQKIDCSPKYSSHAQHLAMLLTECFFGLSSLIITACAYIFLYRKLKQAVFFNNPSTVKLVTIITVTFFVLWMPYLIFNLLMVGGILSNNLKIVWFYYSGFNIFTSLTFINSSINPLLYAFANGLYPSALRMEVQGDQVQEGTVR